Proteins encoded together in one Salvelinus namaycush isolate Seneca chromosome 26, SaNama_1.0, whole genome shotgun sequence window:
- the LOC120021782 gene encoding NEDD4-binding protein 2-like 1 isoform X4, producing the protein MISRSSEDRNLCDEYARLGLEAEMFSTDRYHESTNYTKGNFQRNHQQNREDVFKALNRGVDLIIVDNTNISLWEMWPYIHMGMRQGDYYITMMELPKGYPQNYISINKLYRCCQGNIPKRKFRSFEARWEDAYNIWHVLNDSYSINRWEQREEEWNVQ; encoded by the exons ATGATTAGCCGCTCAAGTGAGGACAG AAACCTCTGTGATGAATATGCAAGACTTGGACTGGAAGCAGAAATGTTCTCCACTGACAGGTACCATGAAAGTACCAACTACACCAAAGGAAACTTTCAACGCAACCATCAGcagaatagagaggatg TTTTTAAAGCCTTGAACAGAGGTGTGGATCTGATCATCGTTGACAACACAAACATTTCTCTTTGGGAGATGTGGCCCTATATCCACATG GGGATGCGACAGGGTGACTATTACATCACTATGATGGAGCTGCCTAAAGGCTATCCTCAGAACTATATCTCCATCAACAAGCTGTACAG ATGTTGTCAAGGTAACATCCCCAAGCGTAAGTTCAGGTCCTTTGAGGCTCGCTGGGAAGACGCTTACAACATCTGGCATGTACTTAACGACAGCTACTCCATAAACCGCTGGGAGCAACGCGAAGAGGAATGGAAcgtccagtga